In Symphalangus syndactylus isolate Jambi chromosome 15, NHGRI_mSymSyn1-v2.1_pri, whole genome shotgun sequence, the following are encoded in one genomic region:
- the UPF3A gene encoding regulator of nonsense transcripts 3A isoform X8, with protein sequence MRSEKEGAGGPRAAVAARGPSGREKLSALEVQFHRDSQQQEAETPPTSSSGCAGGAGKPREEKRTALSKVVIRRLPPGLTKEQLEEQLRPLPAHDYFEFFAADLSLYPHLYSRAYINFRNPDDILLFRDRFDGYIFLDSKDPEYKKFLETYCVEEEKTSANPETLLGEMEAKTRELIGCALPTHQDGCTLGGQDGRIIRSGVRDQPGRHGETPSLLKIQKISRAWWCAPRTWWHVPGIPATQEAEAGESLEPRRRRLQRAGIAPLHSSLGDRARLCLKKEKFS encoded by the exons ATGCGCTCGGAAAAGGAGGGGGCCGGAGGCCCTAGGGCGGCCGTTGCCGCGCGGGGCCCGAGCGGGAGGGAAAAGCTGTCAGCCCTAGAGGTGCAGTTCCACCGCGACTCGCAgcagcaggaggctgagacgCCGCCAACCTCGTCCTCCGGTTGCGCTGGCGGTGCGGGCAAACCTCGCGAGGAGAAGAGGACGGCCCTGAGCAAG GTGGTCATCCGCCGCCTGCCCCCGGGCCTCACCAAGGAGCAGCTGGAGGAGCAGCTGCGCCCGCTGCCAGCACACGACTACTTCGAGTTCTTCGCCGCCGACCTGAG TCTTTATCCTCATCTCTACTCAAGAGCATACATTAATTTTAGGAATCCTGATGACATTCTTCTTTTTAGAGATCGTTTTGATGGATATATCTTCCTTGACAGCAAAG ATCCAGAATATAAGAAGTTTTTAGAAACCTACTGTgtggaggaagagaagaccagTGCCAACCCTGAGACTCTGCTGGGGGAGATGGAGGCGAAGACAAGAGAGCTCATTG GCTGTGCCCTGCCCACCCATCAAGATGgatgtactttgggaggccaggatgggcggatcataaggtcaggagttcgagatcagcctggccgacatggtgaaaccccatctctactaaagatacaaaaaattagcagggcatggtggtgcgcacc ccggacgtggtggcacgtgcctggaatcccagctactcaggaggctgaggcaggagaatcgcttgaacccaggaggcggaggttgcagcgagccgggattgcgccactgcactccagcctgggcgacagagcgagactctgtctcaaaaaagaaaagttttcctga
- the UPF3A gene encoding regulator of nonsense transcripts 3A isoform X6, with translation MRSEKEGAGGPRAAVAARGPSGREKLSALEVQFHRDSQQQEAETPPTSSSGCAGGAGKPREEKRTALSKVVIRRLPPGLTKEQLEEQLRPLPAHDYFEFFAADLSLYPHLYSRAYINFRNPDDILLFRDRFDGYIFLDSKGLEYPAVVEFAPFQKIAKKKLRKKDAKTGSIEDDPEYKKFLETYCVEEEKTSANPETLLGEMEAKTRELIGCALPTHQDGCTLGGQDGRIIRSGVRDQPGRHGETPSLLKIQKISRAWWCAPFQLLRRLRQENRLNSEGGGCSEPRSHHCTPAW, from the exons ATGCGCTCGGAAAAGGAGGGGGCCGGAGGCCCTAGGGCGGCCGTTGCCGCGCGGGGCCCGAGCGGGAGGGAAAAGCTGTCAGCCCTAGAGGTGCAGTTCCACCGCGACTCGCAgcagcaggaggctgagacgCCGCCAACCTCGTCCTCCGGTTGCGCTGGCGGTGCGGGCAAACCTCGCGAGGAGAAGAGGACGGCCCTGAGCAAG GTGGTCATCCGCCGCCTGCCCCCGGGCCTCACCAAGGAGCAGCTGGAGGAGCAGCTGCGCCCGCTGCCAGCACACGACTACTTCGAGTTCTTCGCCGCCGACCTGAG TCTTTATCCTCATCTCTACTCAAGAGCATACATTAATTTTAGGAATCCTGATGACATTCTTCTTTTTAGAGATCGTTTTGATGGATATATCTTCCTTGACAGCAAAG GCCTAGAATATCCTGCAGTGGTAGAGTTTGCTCCGTTCCAGAAGATAGCCAAAAAGAAGCTGAGAAAAAAAGATGCCAAGACTGGAAGCATCGAAGATG ATCCAGAATATAAGAAGTTTTTAGAAACCTACTGTgtggaggaagagaagaccagTGCCAACCCTGAGACTCTGCTGGGGGAGATGGAGGCGAAGACAAGAGAGCTCATTG GCTGTGCCCTGCCCACCCATCAAGATGgatgtactttgggaggccaggatgggcggatcataaggtcaggagttcgagatcagcctggccgacatggtgaaaccccatctctactaaagatacaaaaaattagcagggcatggtggtgcgcaccgttccagctactgaggaggctgaggcaggagaatcgcttgaactcagaaggcggaggttgcagtgagccgagatcgcaccactgcactccagcctggtga